Proteins co-encoded in one Haladaptatus sp. ZSTT2 genomic window:
- a CDS encoding Na+/H+ antiporter NhaC family protein has protein sequence MAPHFGILSLAPPLLAIALAIITRRAMLSLFVGVWIGAVIYAGNIGVAQTFEWIVNAIGASTFNATILVFVMLLGAGIALIWKLGGAHAITKFATRRINSHRKIGISTWLLGILWCFDDYANNAIVGSSMKNLADELKMSREKLAYILDSTAAPVATIGISSWVAFEIGLIETQYQELGIADQTPSAAATFIQSIPYNMYSILAVVMVGIIVISGRDFGEMLTAENRAVKTGNVIREDANALQNIKEELGEPVTEDAPLRVFALPVFALVATVIGGAVMMGYAPDRTFIEMVNNTAVATALVWGSFAMVSTAILLALSEGLMSISESMETVLDGFGTMLPAISILVLAWSIGSVASALGTGAYVTQYATGVVSPLMVPVVVFFTSAFIAFAIGTSWGTMSIMTPIVIPLAWSIGSNDPHFLAVAVGAMFSGAVFGDNCSPISDTTVLASTFAGSDHIDHVRTQMYYAFTVLIATGVIYVLYGITNLSPLILLPLGVVTLVVLVYGFSELDARRKDISAKPGASSGLRTGLTSDD, from the coding sequence ATGGCTCCACACTTCGGGATACTATCCCTCGCACCACCGCTTCTCGCCATTGCGCTGGCGATTATCACCCGACGGGCGATGCTTTCGCTGTTCGTCGGCGTGTGGATTGGTGCGGTCATTTACGCTGGAAACATCGGTGTCGCCCAAACGTTCGAGTGGATTGTAAACGCAATCGGAGCGAGTACGTTTAACGCAACGATTCTCGTGTTCGTGATGTTACTCGGGGCGGGTATCGCGCTCATCTGGAAGCTAGGGGGCGCACACGCCATCACCAAATTCGCAACGCGCCGTATCAACTCTCACCGAAAAATCGGCATCTCGACCTGGCTGCTCGGCATTCTCTGGTGCTTCGACGACTACGCCAACAACGCCATCGTCGGCAGTTCGATGAAGAACCTCGCAGACGAACTCAAGATGTCGCGCGAAAAACTCGCCTACATCCTCGACTCGACTGCCGCACCCGTGGCGACAATCGGGATCTCGAGCTGGGTCGCCTTCGAAATCGGCCTCATCGAAACCCAGTATCAAGAACTCGGCATTGCAGACCAGACGCCGTCTGCCGCAGCAACGTTCATCCAGAGCATTCCGTACAACATGTACTCCATTCTCGCGGTGGTGATGGTCGGCATCATCGTCATCTCGGGGCGGGACTTCGGTGAGATGCTCACCGCCGAAAATCGGGCGGTGAAAACGGGCAACGTCATCCGCGAGGACGCAAATGCGCTGCAGAACATCAAAGAAGAGTTGGGCGAACCGGTCACCGAGGACGCCCCGCTTCGCGTGTTCGCACTGCCGGTGTTCGCCCTCGTTGCGACCGTCATCGGCGGTGCGGTGATGATGGGATATGCACCCGACCGAACGTTCATCGAGATGGTCAACAACACCGCCGTTGCGACCGCGCTTGTCTGGGGGTCGTTCGCCATGGTTTCGACCGCCATCCTCCTCGCACTCAGCGAAGGGCTCATGTCTATCTCCGAGTCGATGGAGACCGTCTTAGACGGCTTCGGGACGATGCTCCCTGCGATAAGCATTCTCGTACTCGCGTGGTCGATTGGCTCCGTTGCCTCTGCGCTCGGCACCGGCGCGTACGTCACCCAGTACGCAACCGGCGTCGTCTCACCGTTGATGGTTCCCGTCGTCGTGTTCTTCACCTCGGCGTTCATCGCCTTCGCCATCGGTACCTCGTGGGGGACGATGTCGATTATGACGCCAATCGTGATTCCACTCGCGTGGTCGATTGGCAGTAACGACCCACATTTCCTCGCCGTCGCCGTCGGTGCGATGTTCAGCGGTGCGGTGTTCGGTGACAACTGCTCGCCCATCTCTGACACCACCGTCCTCGCCTCGACGTTCGCGGGGTCAGACCACATCGACCACGTCCGCACGCAGATGTACTACGCGTTTACGGTGCTCATCGCCACGGGCGTGATTTACGTCCTGTACGGCATCACGAACCTCAGCCCGCTCATCTTGCTCCCACTCGGCGTCGTGACGCTGGTGGTGCTGGTGTACGGCTTCTCCGAACTCGATGCCCGGCGCAAGGACATCTCCGCGAAGCCCGGTGCTTCAAGTGGTTTGCGAACCGGACTGACGAGCGACGACTGA
- a CDS encoding Lrp/AsnC family transcriptional regulator, translating into MDEKDIRILKAIGTLGSGSPDRITDETGIPKSTVHYRLKKLQEDGIIENEVFDINFKKAGLGLTLITEVWAEYDSGYHKTVGEKLGAINGVNQVYFTLGDTDFILVSHLMSREMVEELIEAFEDVDEIDRTSSTFVITTLKNEPNPFNDYDIEKLMTKLLPEMD; encoded by the coding sequence ATGGACGAGAAGGATATTCGGATTCTCAAAGCAATCGGGACGCTCGGCTCTGGCAGTCCAGACAGGATTACAGACGAGACGGGAATCCCGAAATCGACCGTTCACTATCGGCTCAAAAAACTCCAAGAAGACGGAATCATCGAGAACGAAGTGTTCGACATCAACTTCAAGAAAGCAGGCCTTGGCTTGACCCTCATCACCGAGGTGTGGGCGGAGTACGATTCCGGGTATCACAAGACCGTAGGCGAGAAGTTGGGGGCCATAAACGGGGTCAATCAGGTCTATTTCACGCTTGGCGACACGGACTTCATTCTCGTCTCACACCTTATGTCGCGTGAGATGGTCGAAGAGCTCATCGAAGCCTTCGAGGACGTAGACGAAATCGACAGAACGAGTTCGACGTTCGTCATCACGACGCTGAAAAACGAGCCAAACCCGTTCAACGACTACGATATCGAGAAACTGATGACGAAACTCTTACCGGAGATGGACTGA
- a CDS encoding branched-chain amino acid ABC transporter permease yields MVDLLLVIQQIFNGILFGGQLALVAVGLTLIWGVTRILNFAHGAMFMMGGYAGFLTFELTGNALLALPGAVLVVFVLGMVTEFGVVRRLRDRDNAEFAAIIGTFGLAVVLENVVRASALGSTRRTLPTIVPGVWEVGPFFFVAEQVYLFIVALAALGVLFAVIKYTRLGMAMRAVAQDQNTAKLMGVRSDRIYAITFGISAALAGLAGALLAPIFNIYPSVGWQPFLLAFIVVIIGGLGSVRGTLIAALLIGVLRSVSLTFTSSQQTSMLLFLAMIVILIVKPTGIGGVIDG; encoded by the coding sequence ATGGTCGACCTACTCTTGGTCATCCAACAAATTTTTAACGGGATTTTGTTTGGTGGCCAACTTGCATTGGTGGCGGTTGGACTCACACTCATTTGGGGTGTGACTCGTATCCTCAACTTCGCCCACGGTGCAATGTTTATGATGGGTGGTTACGCCGGCTTTCTCACCTTCGAGCTAACGGGCAACGCGTTGTTGGCGCTTCCGGGCGCGGTTCTCGTCGTGTTCGTCCTCGGCATGGTGACGGAGTTTGGGGTAGTCCGCCGCCTTCGGGACAGAGATAACGCTGAATTCGCCGCCATCATCGGGACGTTCGGATTGGCAGTAGTTCTAGAAAACGTCGTTCGAGCCTCCGCGCTTGGTTCCACCCGACGAACGCTTCCCACCATCGTGCCGGGCGTGTGGGAAGTCGGGCCGTTTTTCTTCGTGGCAGAACAGGTGTATCTGTTCATCGTCGCGCTCGCCGCACTCGGCGTGCTCTTTGCGGTTATCAAATATACGCGCCTTGGCATGGCGATGCGCGCGGTTGCCCAAGACCAGAACACGGCAAAGCTCATGGGCGTTCGCTCTGATCGCATCTACGCCATCACCTTCGGCATCAGTGCGGCGCTTGCCGGACTCGCGGGCGCGTTGCTCGCCCCGATTTTCAACATCTACCCCTCTGTGGGCTGGCAACCGTTCTTGCTCGCGTTCATCGTGGTTATCATCGGCGGCCTCGGAAGCGTCCGTGGCACGCTGATTGCGGCGTTGCTCATCGGCGTCCTCCGCAGTGTGAGCCTCACGTTCACGTCGAGCCAGCAGACTTCGATGTTGCTCTTTCTCGCGATGATTGTGATTCTGATTGTGAAGCCAACCGGCATCGGAGGCGTGATCGACGGATGA
- a CDS encoding branched-chain amino acid ABC transporter permease, whose protein sequence is MSLAESLRLTLSRTQTRLSEDLLGPKGVIFALGVLFALGAPFFLRQFHLSVTLQILIFILAVSSWNLLAGYFGMFSFTHAALYGVGAYATVICAAEFGIPPVLALVIGGLLAGLFSLPITIPSLRLSGSYLAMVTLAFAEIIHLAVITFRDVTNGPTGYTGFAPMFGGDRIVFYYFVLVLVLALLLVQYALLVSRFGLIARAIREAEDAAQMLGNDTYRHKLVGFFIGSSLAGVAGGLQAYNILIISPPMLELNQMIQFMAMSIIGGLGTFSGAIVGVIAVVGVAELLRGVIEQRLLIWGLLLMLVILFFPSGLAGSATQRDILKQQFDGFTDRFSDTEERDK, encoded by the coding sequence ATGAGCCTCGCAGAGTCGCTTCGCCTGACGCTTTCACGGACGCAAACCCGACTCAGCGAAGACCTTCTCGGGCCGAAAGGCGTTATCTTCGCACTCGGCGTTCTGTTCGCGCTCGGCGCGCCGTTCTTCCTCCGCCAGTTCCATTTGAGTGTAACGCTCCAGATTCTCATCTTCATCCTCGCAGTTTCCAGTTGGAACCTGCTTGCTGGCTACTTCGGCATGTTCAGTTTCACGCACGCGGCGCTCTACGGCGTCGGCGCGTACGCAACGGTCATCTGCGCTGCTGAGTTCGGCATTCCACCGGTGCTGGCGCTCGTCATCGGCGGGCTGCTTGCGGGGCTGTTTAGCCTCCCGATTACGATTCCGTCGCTCCGACTCAGCGGGTCGTATCTCGCGATGGTGACGCTCGCATTCGCCGAAATCATTCACCTTGCGGTCATCACGTTCCGCGACGTGACCAACGGGCCAACGGGCTACACCGGCTTCGCACCGATGTTCGGCGGCGACCGGATTGTCTTCTATTACTTCGTGTTGGTGCTCGTCCTCGCACTGCTTCTCGTGCAGTACGCCCTGCTCGTCTCTCGATTCGGACTGATTGCACGGGCGATTCGTGAGGCAGAGGATGCCGCACAGATGCTCGGCAACGACACCTACCGCCACAAGCTCGTCGGCTTCTTCATCGGCTCGTCGCTCGCCGGTGTCGCCGGGGGCCTGCAGGCGTACAACATCCTCATCATCTCCCCGCCGATGCTCGAACTCAACCAGATGATTCAGTTCATGGCAATGAGCATCATCGGCGGGCTCGGGACGTTCAGCGGCGCAATCGTCGGCGTCATCGCCGTCGTCGGTGTCGCGGAGTTGCTCCGTGGCGTTATCGAACAGCGCCTGCTCATCTGGGGGCTGTTGTTGATGTTGGTTATCCTGTTTTTCCCCAGCGGACTCGCGGGCAGCGCCACGCAACGCGATATCCTCAAACAGCAGTTCGACGGATTCACTGACCGCTTTAGCGACACGGAGGAGCGTGACAAATGA
- a CDS encoding ABC transporter ATP-binding protein has protein sequence MTALLEIDGLKKSFGGLVAVDGLDFEIERGEIVGLIGPNGSGKTTTFNLTTGFLAADDGRIVFDGTEITSSSTHEIATLGLGRTFQETKPFGKLTVFENMLVPQSPLSGEAKLQHARKLLDDLELSRVADSHGEDLSGGQKKLLEIARVLMLDPDLILLDEPSAGVNPALMDDILDHIAKLNENGRTILIIEHDMSIVAELCDRVIVMNNGQNIASGTFEEVQQNDLVREAYLGGQ, from the coding sequence ATGACTGCACTACTCGAAATTGACGGACTGAAAAAGTCGTTTGGCGGCCTCGTCGCCGTAGACGGGCTGGACTTCGAAATCGAACGCGGCGAAATCGTCGGCCTCATCGGCCCGAACGGGAGTGGGAAGACGACGACGTTCAACCTCACCACGGGATTCCTTGCGGCTGACGACGGACGCATCGTGTTCGACGGCACCGAAATCACGTCGAGTTCGACCCACGAAATCGCAACGCTTGGTCTTGGCCGGACGTTTCAGGAGACGAAGCCGTTTGGCAAACTCACCGTGTTCGAGAACATGCTCGTCCCCCAATCGCCGCTCTCTGGCGAGGCAAAACTCCAACACGCACGCAAACTATTGGACGACTTAGAACTCTCCCGGGTTGCCGACAGCCACGGCGAGGATCTGAGTGGTGGGCAGAAGAAACTGCTCGAGATCGCGCGGGTGTTGATGCTCGACCCAGACCTCATCTTACTCGACGAGCCAAGCGCCGGGGTGAATCCGGCGCTCATGGACGACATCTTAGACCACATCGCAAAACTCAACGAGAACGGGAGAACCATCCTCATAATCGAACACGACATGTCCATCGTCGCCGAGCTCTGTGACCGCGTCATCGTCATGAACAACGGACAGAACATCGCGAGCGGCACGTTCGAAGAAGTACAGCAAAACGACCTTGTGAGAGAAGCCTACCTCGGAGGACAATAA
- a CDS encoding ABC transporter ATP-binding protein, translating to MSEQSALILDGVDTGYGENQVLHDLSMDVKVGRVNCIIGPNGSGKSTSLKAMNGLVPIWDGTLEILGEDMTDATPREIVERGIVTVPQGGNVFPEMTVKENLRMGAYLESDSDVLAERYEHVYETFPVLRERASQHAGSMSGGQQAMLALGRALMADPKFLLLDEPSAGLAPNLIDDVFEHLARLKDAGIDMIIVEQNVRKVLNIAEYIYILDQGSVSFEGRKDELTDEDELVEMYLGRRST from the coding sequence ATGAGCGAACAGTCTGCACTCATTCTCGACGGCGTCGATACTGGCTACGGCGAGAATCAGGTGCTTCACGACCTGTCGATGGACGTCAAAGTCGGCCGGGTAAACTGCATCATCGGGCCGAACGGGAGCGGGAAATCGACCTCGCTCAAGGCGATGAACGGACTCGTCCCCATCTGGGACGGCACCTTAGAAATTCTCGGCGAAGACATGACCGACGCCACGCCGCGAGAAATCGTCGAACGCGGCATCGTCACCGTCCCACAGGGCGGCAACGTGTTCCCGGAGATGACCGTCAAAGAGAACCTGCGGATGGGTGCGTATCTCGAATCCGATAGCGACGTGCTTGCAGAACGGTACGAACACGTCTACGAGACGTTCCCCGTCCTCCGCGAGCGCGCGAGCCAACACGCCGGGTCGATGAGTGGTGGCCAGCAGGCGATGTTGGCACTCGGCCGCGCGCTGATGGCCGACCCGAAATTCCTCTTGCTCGACGAACCGAGCGCCGGGCTTGCGCCGAACCTTATTGACGATGTGTTCGAGCATCTTGCACGCCTCAAGGATGCGGGCATCGACATGATCATCGTCGAACAGAACGTCCGGAAGGTCCTCAACATCGCCGAGTACATCTACATCTTAGACCAGGGCTCGGTGTCCTTCGAGGGCCGGAAAGACGAGCTCACCGACGAAGATGAATTAGTCGAGATGTACCTCGGGCGTCGGTCAACCTGA